A window of the Hordeum vulgare subsp. vulgare chromosome 5H, MorexV3_pseudomolecules_assembly, whole genome shotgun sequence genome harbors these coding sequences:
- the LOC123396985 gene encoding uncharacterized protein LOC123396985 yields MSTSQSESDEDGVNSEMVTAAAKRKRREYYMRAAHVAVMYGEKFLTKRNRRIPIMTGQQWVTENLSTNKDCYAMFRMYRPCFDRLHETLVQNYGLTSTRNMSSEECLGMFLWIVGGPQSVSQVENRFKRSTEVIHRKFNHVLECLNKMAVDTIKPKDPDFRDVHERLRDSRFSPHFDDCIGAIDGSHIPVVVPAEEIVNHVGRHGYPTQNIMAVCDFDMRFTSVVAGWPGSAHDTRIFKDTLVKYATMFPHPPKGNITIVYCIITLPLQYHST; encoded by the coding sequence ATGAGCACAAGTCAGAGTGAGAGTGATGAGGATGGAGTTAATTCTGAAATGGTAACAGCTGCGGCAAAaaggaaacggagggagtattacatgCGAGCTGCACATGTTGCCGTCATGTACGGTGAGAAGTTCTTAACCAAAAGGAATAGGAGAATTCCTATCATGACCGGTCAACAATGGGTAACTGAAAATTTGAGTACAAACAAAGATTGCTATGCCATGTTTAGGATGTACAGACCTTGTTTTGATAGATTGCATGAGACTCTTGTGCAAAATTATGGTTTGACATCAACAAGGAACATGAGCTCAGAGGAGTGCTTGGGTATGTTCTTGTGGATAGTTGGTGGTCCTCAATCCGTTAGCCAAGTGGAGAATCGATTCAAGCGGTCAACCGAGGTAATACACAGGAAATTCAACCATGTGCTAGAGTGCTTGAACAAGATGGCTGTAGATACTATTAAGCCAAAAGATCCGGACTTCAGAGACGTGCATGAAAGGCTTCGAGATTCTAGATTTTCACCTCACTTTGATGATTGCATTGGTGCAATTGATGGGTCTCATATCCCTGTGGTTGTTCCCGCTGAAGAGATAGTGAACCATGTTGGTCGGCATGGGTACCCAACACAGAATATCATGGCAGTATGCGACTTTGATATGAGATTCACCTCTGTAGTTGCGGGATGGCCAGGGTCGGCACATGACACAAGAATATTTAAGGATACTTTGGTCAAGTATGCAACCATGTTTCCACACCCGCCGAAAGGTAACATTACAATTGTTTATTGTATTATTACATTACCATTACAATACCATAGTACATAA